From Saprospiraceae bacterium, one genomic window encodes:
- a CDS encoding RNA pseudouridine synthase, whose protein sequence is MIADKPALMPVQEDKTGDPSLYRLLCAYAKHQLYPCTRIDRPVSGLVVFGKNPKDQSQFQKMLENQMIQKEYLAIVPHVETKESVVLEHLLIHDTRLHKAFVSETADAKPASLTYKEVLRLDNYSVIKISTKTGRFHQIRCQMSAAGLPIKGDVKYAARRANKDKSIGLHAWKISFNHPFSGLPIQLKTAIPKHDIWTQVLID, encoded by the coding sequence ATGATTGCTGACAAGCCTGCTTTGATGCCTGTGCAGGAAGATAAAACGGGCGATCCGAGTTTGTATCGTTTGTTGTGTGCCTATGCAAAACACCAATTGTATCCCTGTACCAGAATTGACAGACCGGTATCGGGATTGGTGGTATTTGGAAAAAATCCGAAGGATCAGAGTCAGTTTCAGAAAATGTTGGAAAATCAAATGATCCAAAAGGAATATCTCGCGATTGTGCCTCATGTGGAAACAAAGGAATCTGTCGTTCTGGAACATTTATTGATTCATGACACAAGGCTTCACAAAGCATTTGTGTCAGAAACGGCAGATGCAAAACCAGCCTCTTTGACTTACAAAGAAGTCTTGAGACTTGACAACTACTCTGTCATAAAAATAAGTACTAAAACGGGGAGATTTCATCAGATTCGCTGTCAAATGTCAGCAGCCGGCCTGCCAATCAAGGGAGATGTAAAATATGCTGCCCGCAGAGCCAACAAAGATAAATCCATTGGATTACACGCCTGGAAAATTAGTTTTAATCATCCGTTTTCAGGCCTTCCCATTCAATTGAAAACAGCCATTCCCAAACACGATATCTGGACACAAGTCTTGATTGATTAA
- the mce gene encoding methylmalonyl-CoA epimerase, whose product MNTSPLFEKIEHIGIAVKNLQQANQLYTTLLGVSPYKMEEVENEKVKTSFFKTGESKIELLESSQPDSAIAKFIAKKGEGIHHIAFEVKDIRAEMKRLKEEGFDLLNEEPKIGADNKWVCFIHPKSCHGVLVELCQSIQI is encoded by the coding sequence ATGAACACATCTCCACTTTTTGAAAAGATAGAACATATAGGTATCGCTGTTAAAAATCTTCAACAAGCAAATCAACTTTACACCACTCTGCTTGGAGTGTCACCCTATAAAATGGAGGAAGTAGAAAATGAAAAAGTAAAAACTTCATTCTTCAAAACAGGAGAAAGCAAAATTGAATTGCTGGAATCGAGTCAGCCGGATTCTGCCATTGCTAAATTTATTGCAAAAAAAGGCGAAGGAATTCATCACATCGCTTTTGAAGTCAAAGACATCAGAGCAGAAATGAAGAGACTGAAAGAAGAGGGATTTGACTTGCTAAACGAAGAGCCCAAAATCGGTGCTGACAACAAATGGGTTTGTTTTATACATCCCAAATCTTGTCATGGCGTGCTGGTCGAACTCTGCCAAAGCATTCAAATATGA
- a CDS encoding SPOR domain-containing protein, with protein MKNLIRILLYLLLVLLVVAISVVVYKKFKAPQDTELSTDTADSTLVDTMAVDNMALTADDSLILGLTAETSVQPGMTTDPISSVATTPPVTDPVVEAPKENVSPVAKPVNNTTSSTASSSKSKSGNSSKANESKAATSKSGKYFVVAGSYIVPSHADKQVSKLKKMGYASANSKVFGSDEYYRAIAGQYDTRDAADKTVRQLKAKGIDAFVKTN; from the coding sequence ATGAAAAATTTAATCCGGATTTTGCTCTACCTTTTGTTGGTCTTATTGGTGGTGGCAATATCTGTAGTTGTTTATAAGAAATTCAAAGCTCCACAGGATACCGAACTCAGCACGGATACCGCAGATAGTACTTTGGTGGATACCATGGCTGTTGACAACATGGCCCTGACGGCGGACGACAGTCTGATCTTGGGTTTGACGGCCGAGACCAGCGTTCAGCCGGGCATGACAACAGACCCAATTTCCAGTGTTGCGACGACTCCGCCGGTAACAGATCCGGTGGTAGAAGCTCCCAAAGAGAATGTTTCTCCGGTAGCCAAACCAGTCAACAACACTACTTCTTCTACGGCATCCAGCTCCAAATCAAAGAGCGGTAATTCCTCAAAGGCCAATGAATCAAAAGCAGCGACCAGCAAGTCCGGAAAATACTTTGTAGTAGCCGGATCCTACATTGTTCCTTCGCATGCGGACAAGCAGGTAAGCAAATTGAAGAAAATGGGATATGCTTCCGCCAATTCAAAGGTCTTTGGGTCTGATGAATATTACAGGGCGATTGCAGGTCAATACGATACCAGAGATGCTGCTGATAAAACCGTACGGCAACTCAAGGCAAAAGGCATTGACGCTTTTGTCAAAACCAACTAA
- a CDS encoding FAD-dependent oxidoreductase: MIWHEATFIGQKALSPTTRKFWFKLNSEVPIEYQAGQFFTFDLPTGSKRLDRWRSYSVANVFDGSNLIELCISYKKDGPASEYFFETINKGDVVKCKGPDGAFVLPADTNQSLVLICTGTGIVPFRAMMQHIVQNGIQFPSIHLVFGTRRQKDIIYLEDMEDWAGYIPNFKVSICLSREQKLPDATPKLNYFQGYIHQAYLNDSQHNNKSLYLICGWNNIIDEVVLNLVQKLKIERKQIRFELFG, translated from the coding sequence ATGATCTGGCACGAGGCAACGTTCATTGGACAAAAAGCATTGAGTCCTACCACCCGAAAATTTTGGTTTAAACTTAATTCAGAGGTACCCATCGAATACCAGGCCGGGCAATTTTTTACTTTTGACCTTCCAACCGGCAGTAAAAGATTGGACCGTTGGCGAAGCTATTCTGTAGCCAACGTATTTGACGGAAGCAATCTGATTGAACTTTGTATATCCTACAAAAAAGATGGGCCCGCCAGCGAATACTTTTTTGAAACCATCAACAAAGGAGATGTTGTCAAATGCAAGGGTCCCGACGGAGCATTTGTTTTACCCGCAGATACCAATCAATCACTTGTCCTGATTTGTACAGGCACCGGCATCGTACCGTTTAGGGCCATGATGCAACACATCGTTCAGAATGGAATTCAGTTTCCCTCCATTCACTTGGTATTTGGAACCAGAAGACAAAAGGATATTATTTATTTGGAAGACATGGAAGATTGGGCTGGCTATATACCCAACTTCAAAGTATCCATTTGCCTTTCAAGAGAGCAAAAATTACCAGATGCTACACCAAAGCTAAACTACTTTCAGGGTTATATTCATCAGGCTTATCTGAATGACAGCCAACACAATAACAAATCACTCTATCTGATATGCGGCTGGAACAACATCATTGACGAGGTGGTGCTCAACCTTGTCCAAAAACTAAAAATTGAACGGAAGCAAATCCGATTCGAACTTTTTGGTTAA
- a CDS encoding sulfite exporter TauE/SafE family protein — MNLYEICLAVAGGFFAGCINTLAGNGSVITLGFLTEVMGLPGNIANGTNRIGIFVQGLSSLEAFHRNKKMPLQRTWKYLLTGMIGAIAGAWLALDISTEGFRKVYSFLVLALLILMIFQSRWQKKAVENDQTVSPWIYIPVFLALGFYGGFIQMGMGLFFLAVMLYVTRLPIVESNAVKVFMVTSYTLMVIGIFQYFGLIEWKIGLTIAIGQGIGGWLTAQWASTIPHAETIARRFLIFIMVFTLFHLFGVFSWLFRII; from the coding sequence ATGAACTTGTACGAGATCTGCCTTGCGGTGGCAGGAGGATTCTTTGCAGGATGCATCAATACGCTGGCCGGAAATGGATCTGTGATTACATTGGGGTTTTTGACGGAAGTGATGGGCTTGCCCGGAAACATTGCCAATGGAACCAACCGCATCGGAATCTTTGTGCAGGGACTGTCCAGTCTTGAAGCGTTTCACCGCAATAAAAAAATGCCCCTTCAGCGCACCTGGAAGTATCTCCTCACAGGCATGATTGGTGCCATTGCTGGTGCGTGGCTGGCGTTGGATATCAGTACCGAAGGTTTTAGAAAGGTGTACAGTTTTCTGGTACTAGCCCTGTTGATTCTGATGATATTTCAATCACGATGGCAAAAAAAAGCAGTGGAAAATGATCAAACTGTAAGTCCATGGATTTATATCCCTGTTTTTCTTGCTTTGGGATTTTATGGAGGATTTATACAGATGGGTATGGGACTGTTTTTTCTGGCTGTGATGTTGTATGTCACACGGCTGCCCATCGTTGAATCCAATGCTGTCAAGGTCTTTATGGTAACGAGTTATACCCTGATGGTAATTGGCATTTTCCAATATTTTGGTCTCATCGAATGGAAGATAGGTCTTACCATTGCGATTGGTCAGGGAATTGGCGGTTGGCTGACCGCGCAATGGGCGAGCACCATTCCACACGCTGAGACCATTGCAAGGAGATTTTTAATTTTTATCATGGTGTTTACTCTTTTCCATTTGTTTGGAGTGTTTTCCTGGCTGTTCCGTATCATTTGA
- a CDS encoding DUF2723 domain-containing protein codes for MNKVNLTGWIVFLITFTVYYFSVERTGSLWDCGEFVLGAYKLQVVHPPGAPLFLIIGRMFTWVATLFSDTPSDIAFAVNLMSGICSAFASVFICWTTIIFAKILLYGRNRDEEASQDWAVMGSGLVAGLTTAFATSIWFSAVEGEVYSMSTMFTCMTLWAAVKWYYLPNEPKHDRWLIFSLYAAGLSVGVHLLSLLAFPTIAILFYYKKWNKITFKGFVLAGLIGVISVVLFQSIIVSGLPSLWSMFEIFCVNTLGLPFHSGLIPTVLLLFGAFYYALNYAKRKGNDLLYKAFFTLMLVTISYTPVGVVLLRAMANTPINMNNPDDVVRLLPYINREQYGDRSLTKGPHFDARPIDTKTSNRYGRKGNKYVVVDRKFDYVFAKKDLIFLPRISHSDQGRVQLHRMWMNHLTGRSEGKPDMVYNLKFMWSYQFGWMFWRYFHWNFIGRQNGEQGYFPWDKKDGHWLSGIKAIDGARLYNQSELPRVIRENQARNTYFFLPFLFGLLGVFFHFKKDRNDFLALLVMWLITGLGLCFFNNSPPNEPRERDYVLVGSIFTYAIWIGLGVLFLVDFLRNKIKMAQMPSGLIATLVVLSAPVIMGFQNFDDQSRNGITAARDYAINILESCQPNAIIFTYGDNDTYPVWYAQEVEGIRRDVRVINLSLIAVDWYIDSQRRKVNDSPPVKMSIPKEQYRGFLRNQIFYFNPAGEGAPDQEMNLGSLLKFLGEDHPISAGGGREFETYMPTKKAYLEINRQKALELGMISAADTNAVDRIPINLNPNYITKDDLAVLDIIYSNIHERPVYFSVTCQMEKLLGLQDYMKMEGLALRITPVMTPSDRSLSIYGSGRMDVEKSYDAVMNKYKWGNFDKKKLFVDHAYALSVQGLRMMMMRLGSILEANGDTVRAAAVANKYFESFPNMNFQYDIRVMPFIQMLISGGKMDDAKKHMKILAEEIADMMNFYESLSADELASSFQQDKSFASSGIREISNMLSQFADPEFEKQIRDLLAKYTPSPVNN; via the coding sequence TTGAATAAGGTTAATCTAACAGGATGGATTGTTTTCCTGATCACTTTTACGGTTTATTATTTTTCTGTAGAGAGGACTGGAAGTCTTTGGGATTGTGGAGAATTTGTATTGGGTGCTTATAAATTGCAAGTGGTGCACCCTCCCGGAGCACCGTTGTTTTTGATCATCGGCAGAATGTTTACCTGGGTAGCTACCTTATTTTCGGATACCCCTTCGGATATCGCTTTTGCGGTAAATCTCATGTCGGGAATTTGTTCTGCATTTGCATCCGTATTTATTTGTTGGACCACCATCATATTCGCTAAAATTTTGCTGTATGGACGCAATCGGGATGAGGAAGCCAGTCAGGATTGGGCAGTAATGGGATCAGGACTTGTGGCCGGCTTGACCACTGCTTTTGCCACCTCCATCTGGTTTTCAGCGGTAGAAGGTGAGGTTTACTCCATGTCCACCATGTTTACTTGCATGACTTTATGGGCCGCTGTAAAATGGTATTATCTGCCCAACGAACCCAAACACGACCGTTGGTTGATTTTTTCCCTTTATGCAGCAGGACTCTCTGTTGGTGTGCATTTGTTGAGTTTATTGGCTTTCCCAACCATCGCCATTCTTTTTTACTATAAAAAATGGAATAAAATTACATTCAAAGGATTTGTCCTTGCAGGATTGATTGGGGTGATCTCAGTCGTACTTTTTCAATCCATCATTGTTTCCGGATTGCCCAGTTTGTGGAGTATGTTTGAAATTTTCTGTGTAAATACCCTGGGCTTGCCTTTCCACTCCGGACTGATTCCGACCGTTTTACTTTTGTTTGGCGCATTTTATTATGCACTTAATTATGCCAAGAGAAAAGGCAATGATTTGCTTTACAAGGCATTTTTTACATTGATGCTGGTAACCATTTCCTATACACCGGTGGGTGTGGTATTGTTGAGAGCCATGGCAAACACCCCTATTAACATGAACAATCCTGATGATGTCGTTAGATTGTTGCCCTACATCAACAGAGAACAATATGGTGACCGTTCCTTGACCAAGGGTCCTCACTTTGATGCCCGCCCAATAGATACAAAAACCTCCAACCGCTATGGCCGGAAAGGAAATAAATATGTGGTGGTCGATCGGAAATTCGACTATGTGTTTGCAAAGAAAGATCTAATTTTCTTACCGAGAATCAGTCATAGCGATCAAGGTAGAGTCCAACTTCACAGGATGTGGATGAACCACCTGACGGGGAGATCAGAAGGCAAGCCAGACATGGTTTATAATTTAAAATTCATGTGGTCCTACCAATTTGGTTGGATGTTTTGGAGATATTTTCACTGGAATTTTATCGGACGTCAAAACGGTGAACAGGGCTATTTCCCTTGGGATAAGAAAGACGGACACTGGCTTTCAGGAATCAAAGCCATCGACGGTGCCAGATTATACAACCAAAGTGAGTTGCCGCGGGTCATCAGAGAAAATCAGGCTAGAAATACTTATTTCTTCCTTCCTTTCCTATTTGGATTGTTGGGCGTTTTCTTTCATTTCAAGAAAGACAGAAATGATTTCCTGGCTCTGCTGGTCATGTGGTTGATAACAGGTCTGGGACTCTGTTTTTTCAACAATTCTCCACCCAACGAACCCCGTGAAAGAGATTATGTGTTGGTAGGCTCTATCTTTACCTATGCTATATGGATCGGATTGGGCGTCTTATTCCTGGTTGATTTCCTCAGAAATAAAATAAAAATGGCACAAATGCCATCTGGATTGATTGCTACATTGGTGGTATTGTCTGCCCCGGTGATCATGGGTTTCCAGAACTTTGATGATCAATCAAGAAATGGAATTACTGCAGCCCGTGATTACGCCATCAATATCCTTGAATCCTGCCAACCCAATGCAATTATTTTTACTTATGGCGACAACGATACCTATCCGGTGTGGTATGCGCAAGAGGTAGAGGGAATTCGCCGCGATGTCAGGGTCATTAACCTCAGTTTGATTGCAGTGGATTGGTACATTGATTCCCAAAGAAGAAAAGTCAATGATTCTCCACCTGTCAAAATGAGTATTCCAAAAGAACAATATCGCGGATTTTTAAGAAATCAGATTTTCTATTTTAATCCTGCCGGTGAAGGAGCTCCAGATCAAGAAATGAATTTGGGAAGTCTTTTAAAATTTCTGGGCGAGGATCATCCCATTTCAGCCGGAGGCGGAAGAGAATTTGAAACATACATGCCAACCAAAAAAGCATATCTTGAGATCAACCGCCAAAAAGCACTGGAATTGGGAATGATAAGTGCGGCAGATACCAATGCTGTAGATCGCATACCGATCAATTTAAATCCGAATTACATTACCAAAGATGATCTTGCTGTACTCGACATTATTTATTCCAATATACACGAAAGGCCGGTTTATTTTTCTGTGACCTGCCAAATGGAAAAATTACTTGGCCTCCAGGATTATATGAAAATGGAGGGTCTGGCCCTGCGCATCACACCAGTAATGACCCCAAGCGACCGCAGTTTGTCCATTTATGGTTCTGGCAGAATGGACGTTGAAAAAAGCTACGATGCCGTAATGAATAAATACAAATGGGGCAATTTCGACAAAAAGAAGTTGTTTGTGGATCATGCCTATGCACTAAGTGTTCAGGGTTTGCGGATGATGATGATGCGCCTGGGATCTATTCTTGAAGCCAATGGCGATACAGTCAGAGCTGCTGCTGTAGCCAACAAATATTTTGAGTCATTTCCCAATATGAATTTTCAATACGATATTCGGGTTATGCCATTTATTCAAATGCTGATATCAGGAGGCAAAATGGACGATGCAAAAAAACACATGAAAATTTTGGCGGAAGAAATTGCAGACATGATGAATTTTTATGAATCTCTTTCTGCTGATGAGTTGGCTTCTAGCTTTCAACAAGATAAATCGTTTGCCTCATCCGGAATTCGAGAAATATCAAACATGTTAAGTCAATTTGCAGATCCAGAATTTGAAAAACAAATCAGGGATCTTTTGGCCAAATACACACCCAGTCCGGTCAATAATTGA
- a CDS encoding gliding motility-associated C-terminal domain-containing protein yields the protein MNHRILILILLVWILIRSYVGAQSNEGTHFWFSFLEHRDRTNNRMLMLTSKYNTTGTVMIPGSGWNRNINIPENGIVTISLPAECENLGSEQVLPSAVEVWTQRPSSVYIHQYNEFRSDAALVLPVNSLGREYFTMSYSAYQNRDDHYPTEFVVVATEDQTTVQIVPSAKTQAGRSKGSTHSVVLDRGQSYQVQGGDVSQDLSGSYVKSDKPVAVFSGNRWTQVPNGCGNRDNLLEQMYPIETWGKEFVAVPSAYTSEDIYRLIAAEDKTTVRIENNLGNVIFSYQLNKGEYREFKLFRTAAIIKSDKPICLAHFLVGGLCNGLNSLGDPSMLMLNSSSQFRDTVTLFNTRFQNILRHFINVIMRSADTSSFRLDGKELRDFNTHFITMGSSAEFSYAIIELAQGAHTLLGGGCGLIASAYGYGQAESYAYGGGANFYKINSVQSDDGACFGDSILFSSGLPENRFSVSWDLGDGQTSVQHRFSHYYKSLGRYKVKLWMKDLCVGSMDSVEKEIEISLRRPLDISPDTLVCEGADLTLRAYDIDGALYQWTGPNGFSSDEAFPELKMVSGYDAGIYTAVGNYLGCSTYPNTLKLVVVENPKAELGEDRSFCPAKESIFLEITTHHAILWEDGSKDVVREIRSGGNYTVQLTDVYGCYDTDSLVVEEKCPAIVFFPNVFSPNGDGINDLFIPQIEYVQNPSLRIYTRWGEQIFESQTIPFEWDGMSNGQMMLPGVYVFFMEYDGFDAQGNWRRFHQSGDLTLIR from the coding sequence TTGAATCATAGAATATTGATATTAATTCTGTTGGTCTGGATTCTGATTCGGTCATACGTCGGTGCGCAGTCCAATGAAGGTACCCATTTTTGGTTCAGCTTTTTGGAACACAGAGATCGCACCAACAACCGGATGCTGATGCTTACTTCCAAATACAATACCACCGGCACAGTAATGATTCCCGGAAGCGGATGGAATCGCAACATCAATATTCCTGAAAATGGTATTGTTACAATTAGTTTGCCAGCAGAGTGTGAAAATTTAGGCTCTGAACAAGTGCTTCCCTCTGCCGTAGAAGTATGGACACAGAGGCCTTCATCGGTTTACATCCATCAATACAACGAATTCAGATCAGATGCTGCCCTGGTGCTACCGGTCAATTCGCTTGGAAGAGAATATTTTACAATGAGCTATTCTGCTTATCAAAACAGAGACGATCATTATCCAACGGAGTTTGTCGTAGTGGCAACCGAAGACCAGACCACTGTCCAAATAGTTCCTTCAGCCAAAACACAGGCAGGCAGGTCAAAAGGCAGTACGCACAGCGTTGTATTGGACAGAGGACAGAGTTATCAGGTGCAGGGAGGAGATGTCTCACAGGATCTGAGTGGAAGTTATGTCAAATCGGACAAACCGGTGGCTGTCTTTAGCGGCAATCGATGGACACAGGTTCCGAATGGTTGTGGAAACCGCGACAATCTTTTGGAACAAATGTATCCAATTGAGACCTGGGGAAAGGAGTTTGTGGCGGTGCCATCAGCATATACTTCAGAAGATATCTACAGGCTCATTGCAGCGGAGGACAAGACTACTGTAAGGATTGAAAACAATTTGGGCAATGTGATCTTCAGTTATCAATTAAACAAAGGCGAATACCGAGAATTTAAATTGTTCAGAACAGCAGCCATCATCAAAAGTGATAAACCGATTTGCCTTGCACATTTTTTGGTAGGTGGTCTCTGCAACGGGTTGAACAGTCTGGGAGATCCTTCCATGCTGATGCTCAACAGCAGTTCACAGTTTAGAGATACCGTTACACTGTTTAATACAAGATTTCAAAATATACTAAGACATTTTATCAATGTCATCATGAGATCCGCAGATACATCTTCTTTCAGACTGGATGGAAAAGAGCTCAGGGACTTTAATACACATTTTATAACGATGGGTTCCTCAGCTGAATTTTCCTACGCAATCATAGAGCTGGCTCAGGGAGCACATACTTTGCTGGGAGGAGGGTGCGGATTGATTGCATCAGCATACGGTTATGGGCAGGCGGAATCCTATGCTTATGGCGGGGGGGCCAATTTTTACAAAATCAACAGTGTTCAATCTGACGATGGGGCATGCTTTGGAGACTCCATTTTGTTTTCCAGCGGACTTCCGGAAAACCGGTTTTCAGTAAGTTGGGATTTGGGAGACGGACAAACATCTGTTCAACATCGTTTTTCGCATTATTACAAATCGTTGGGCAGGTACAAGGTAAAGCTTTGGATGAAGGATTTATGTGTAGGAAGCATGGATTCGGTAGAGAAGGAAATCGAAATAAGCCTTAGAAGACCATTGGATATATCGCCGGATACCCTCGTTTGTGAAGGAGCCGATTTGACCTTGAGAGCATATGACATAGACGGGGCTTTGTATCAATGGACGGGACCCAATGGGTTCTCTTCTGACGAAGCTTTTCCCGAATTAAAAATGGTTTCCGGATACGATGCGGGAATTTATACAGCAGTTGGAAATTATCTTGGTTGCAGCACATATCCCAATACTTTGAAGCTTGTGGTGGTTGAAAATCCCAAAGCGGAACTGGGTGAAGACCGCAGCTTTTGCCCTGCCAAAGAATCCATCTTTTTAGAAATTACCACCCACCATGCGATCTTATGGGAAGATGGAAGTAAAGATGTTGTCAGAGAAATTCGAAGTGGTGGAAATTATACTGTTCAGCTAACCGATGTGTATGGATGCTATGATACAGATTCACTTGTTGTCGAAGAGAAATGTCCGGCAATTGTTTTTTTTCCAAATGTGTTTTCTCCCAACGGAGACGGAATCAATGATTTATTTATTCCGCAAATTGAATATGTACAAAATCCAAGCTTGAGAATTTACACCCGTTGGGGTGAGCAAATTTTTGAATCGCAGACGATACCATTTGAATGGGATGGTATGTCCAATGGACAGATGATGTTACCTGGCGTTTATGTTTTTTTTATGGAATACGATGGTTTTGATGCGCAGGGTAACTGGCGCAGATTTCATCAGAGCGGGGATTTGACTTTGATCCGATGA
- a CDS encoding SOS response-associated peptidase — protein sequence MCGRGSLTKVEKELEERFGSDFYSKDLERYNPIPNFNIAPTHVLPVILMEDPLHFQPAKWGLIPSWAKDHKIGSKMINCRKESLEEKPTFKTALIKRRCLIPMDGFYEWKINPQGGKIPYRIGIKNFELYAMAGIYDRWKDEKGEIIISCSIITLASNEFMLPYHDRMPAIMLREEERWWLDPLVNKTDELLDLIKAYPDDGMEAYAVSDRVNSVRNNEPSLILQSDDITGRSN from the coding sequence ATGTGTGGCAGAGGGTCTTTAACCAAGGTTGAAAAGGAACTTGAAGAAAGGTTTGGTTCTGATTTCTATTCCAAAGATCTGGAGCGGTACAACCCGATTCCAAATTTTAACATCGCGCCCACCCATGTTCTGCCTGTCATTCTGATGGAAGATCCACTTCATTTTCAACCGGCAAAGTGGGGTTTGATCCCATCCTGGGCCAAGGATCACAAGATTGGTTCCAAAATGATCAATTGCCGCAAAGAAAGTTTGGAAGAAAAACCCACTTTCAAGACGGCTCTGATCAAAAGGCGATGCCTGATCCCGATGGATGGATTTTATGAATGGAAAATAAATCCTCAGGGTGGAAAAATACCTTATAGAATTGGTATCAAGAATTTTGAACTGTATGCCATGGCTGGTATTTACGACCGTTGGAAAGATGAAAAGGGTGAGATTATCATCAGTTGCAGTATCATCACCTTGGCCTCTAATGAATTTATGCTACCCTACCATGACAGAATGCCTGCGATCATGCTCAGGGAAGAAGAAAGATGGTGGTTGGATCCATTAGTAAATAAAACAGATGAGTTGTTGGATCTGATCAAAGCTTATCCAGATGATGGTATGGAAGCATACGCGGTTTCTGATCGTGTTAATTCGGTGAGGAACAATGAACCATCATTAATTTTACAGTCAGATGACATTACCGGACGATCCAATTAA
- the thiL gene encoding thiamine-phosphate kinase: protein MTNTEVNKLGEFKLIKHLTEHFILHHQDTKTAVGDDAAVIEGGDQDVLISTDLMIEGIHFDLMYFPLKHLGYKAVISNISDICAMNAVAKQITVSIAMSNRFSVEALEELYKGIKTACDLYQVDLVGGDTSSSQKGLIISVTVIGKQKPEKISYRAGAKPGDFIVVTGDLGGAYLGLQLLEREKQIFLSDPNIKPELEEHKYPVERFLKPEARKDIISLLDRLGIRPNALIDLSDGMSSDLMHICESSKVGAIIEDSMLPIHEDSRKLAMEFKLDPTTCALHGGEDYELLMCIRPEDYPKIQYLPGFNYVGEILSVEEGIHLKTASGKKHPLQAQGWVHF from the coding sequence ATGACAAATACCGAAGTAAATAAGCTGGGAGAATTCAAACTCATCAAACACCTGACCGAGCATTTTATTCTTCATCATCAGGATACCAAAACAGCCGTAGGCGACGACGCAGCTGTTATTGAAGGCGGAGATCAGGATGTTCTGATCAGCACTGATCTGATGATCGAAGGTATTCATTTTGATTTGATGTATTTTCCACTGAAGCATCTGGGATACAAGGCAGTAATCAGTAATATCTCAGATATCTGTGCCATGAATGCTGTGGCGAAGCAAATAACAGTATCCATCGCGATGTCCAATCGATTTTCGGTAGAAGCCTTGGAAGAATTGTACAAGGGTATTAAAACTGCTTGTGATCTGTACCAGGTGGATTTGGTGGGTGGCGATACCAGTAGCTCTCAAAAAGGATTGATCATTTCTGTCACTGTCATTGGAAAACAGAAACCTGAAAAGATATCTTACAGGGCCGGGGCTAAACCAGGTGATTTTATCGTTGTCACAGGAGACCTGGGTGGAGCATATCTGGGTTTGCAGTTGCTGGAGCGAGAAAAACAAATCTTCCTTTCCGATCCTAATATCAAACCTGAATTGGAAGAACATAAATATCCTGTGGAGCGATTTCTCAAACCGGAAGCAAGAAAGGATATCATTAGTCTGTTGGATCGCCTAGGAATCAGACCCAATGCTTTGATAGATTTGTCGGATGGTATGTCATCGGATCTGATGCATATTTGCGAAAGTTCAAAAGTGGGTGCCATTATTGAAGATTCTATGTTGCCCATACACGAAGATTCCCGAAAATTGGCCATGGAATTTAAACTAGACCCTACAACCTGCGCTTTGCATGGAGGTGAAGACTATGAACTTCTTATGTGCATTCGACCTGAAGATTATCCCAAGATTCAATATTTACCCGGATTTAATTATGTGGGAGAAATATTGTCTGTAGAAGAGGGCATTCACTTGAAGACAGCTTCGGGTAAAAAGCATCCCCTGCAAGCGCAAGGTTGGGTGCATTTTTGA